Proteins encoded by one window of Chondromyces crocatus:
- a CDS encoding ABC transporter substrate-binding protein produces the protein MSFSRRAFLFAGLSAPLLLTHTACSRGSGAPAPGGKTQVKFALNWVPEPEFGGFYAARESGAFAREGLEVELLGGGPGSPVVQMVATGQAEFGVAGADEILMARARGADVLPVFATFQTFPQCIMTHPERPVKSLAEVFAGGTIAIEPGVPYAGWLKKKFGFDKVKVVPYDGGVAQFVASKEFAQQCFVFSEPLAARRKGVEPHVFLVADEGFNPYAAVVITRAALWKEKPDLVRALRRAAQAGWRAYLDDPKPANAAMGKLNTSMDAETFAAAADAQRSLVETSEAKEKGLGVMTRARWETLGNQLVEIGVLDKAPDLDALLVATT, from the coding sequence ATGTCATTCAGCCGCCGCGCCTTTCTCTTCGCCGGCCTCTCCGCGCCTCTGCTCCTCACGCACACTGCGTGTTCCCGCGGCAGCGGCGCGCCCGCGCCCGGAGGCAAGACGCAGGTCAAGTTCGCCCTCAACTGGGTCCCTGAGCCCGAGTTCGGTGGGTTCTATGCCGCGCGCGAGTCGGGCGCATTCGCGCGCGAGGGGCTCGAGGTGGAGCTTCTCGGGGGCGGGCCGGGCTCGCCGGTCGTGCAGATGGTCGCCACGGGTCAGGCCGAGTTCGGCGTCGCCGGCGCCGACGAGATCCTGATGGCGCGGGCCCGAGGCGCCGACGTGCTGCCCGTCTTCGCCACGTTCCAGACCTTCCCCCAGTGCATCATGACCCACCCGGAGCGCCCCGTGAAATCGCTCGCCGAGGTCTTCGCGGGCGGGACGATCGCCATCGAGCCCGGGGTGCCGTACGCCGGCTGGCTGAAGAAGAAGTTCGGCTTCGACAAGGTCAAGGTCGTCCCCTACGACGGCGGCGTCGCACAGTTCGTCGCCAGCAAGGAGTTCGCGCAGCAGTGCTTCGTCTTCTCCGAGCCACTCGCCGCACGGCGCAAGGGCGTGGAGCCGCACGTGTTCCTGGTGGCCGACGAGGGGTTCAACCCGTATGCCGCGGTGGTCATCACGCGCGCCGCGCTCTGGAAAGAGAAGCCGGACCTGGTGCGGGCTCTGCGTCGCGCCGCGCAGGCCGGATGGCGCGCCTACCTCGACGACCCGAAGCCCGCCAACGCGGCGATGGGGAAGCTGAACACCTCGATGGACGCCGAGACCTTCGCTGCGGCTGCCGACGCCCAGCGATCGCTCGTGGAGACGAGCGAGGCCAAGGAGAAGGGGCTCGGTGTGATGACGCGCGCCCGCTGGGAGACGCTCGGCAACCAGCTCGTCGAGATCGGCGTGCTGGACAAAGCACCCGATCTCGACGCCCTCCTCGTGGCGACCACCTGA
- a CDS encoding ABC transporter ATP-binding protein: MDQPSPSRERGVRVQLSGVRRTFVGEAGEVEVLTGVDLDIDSGSFVALLGPSGCGKSTLLRLVAALDRPDGGSVSVTRGEPASQAPIAFVFQDAHLLPWRTVLDNTALPLELTGVGLTERREAARRELSRVGLADAEGRTPAELSGGMRMRVSLARALVTRPRLLLLDEPFAALDELTRARLDDQLRALWSELGMTVIFVTHSILEAAYLAERAVVLTPRPAQIVLDRTLALPSRRDASLRLEASFAHEVRILQEALERGGA, encoded by the coding sequence ATGGATCAGCCTTCGCCTTCCCGGGAACGTGGCGTCCGGGTGCAGCTCTCGGGTGTCCGGCGAACGTTCGTCGGAGAGGCGGGTGAGGTCGAGGTGCTCACGGGTGTCGACCTGGACATCGACAGTGGCAGCTTCGTCGCCCTGCTCGGTCCTTCCGGGTGCGGGAAGTCGACCCTGCTGCGCCTCGTCGCGGCGCTCGATCGGCCCGATGGAGGGAGCGTGTCGGTGACACGAGGCGAGCCAGCGTCCCAGGCGCCCATCGCCTTCGTCTTCCAGGACGCTCACCTGCTCCCGTGGCGTACGGTCCTCGACAACACGGCGTTGCCGCTGGAGCTGACCGGAGTGGGTCTCACAGAACGGAGGGAGGCGGCCCGGCGTGAGCTCTCACGGGTGGGGCTCGCCGACGCCGAAGGGCGCACGCCGGCAGAGCTGTCCGGCGGGATGCGGATGCGGGTGTCGCTGGCTCGCGCCCTGGTCACGCGGCCGCGCTTGCTCCTGCTCGACGAGCCGTTCGCCGCGCTCGACGAGCTGACGCGGGCGCGGCTCGACGATCAGCTCCGGGCGCTCTGGTCCGAGCTGGGGATGACCGTGATCTTCGTCACGCACTCCATCCTCGAAGCAGCATATCTCGCCGAGCGGGCGGTGGTGCTCACGCCCCGACCAGCGCAGATCGTCCTGGATAGGACGCTCGCCTTGCCGTCCAGGCGCGATGCGTCACTCCGGCTGGAGGCCTCGTTCGCTCACGAGGTGCGGATCCTGCAAGAGGCGCTGGAGCGCGGGGGCGCATGA
- a CDS encoding DUF4215 domain-containing protein, giving the protein MRWLVGVALCVGLSGAAGCSSSDEGLFGAGGSGGDAGSSGEGAGSSGGACSSPADCPIPLSQCDAARCTGGVCSVEQVPAGTPTRDQIPGDCRVVVCDASGGLVVQNDDTDVVDDGRVCTIESCVGGELVLTAAPLGTLCSEGGGVSCNEDGECGGGVCGDGLLGVGEECDDGNTDNADGCLATCRVARCGDGFLRAGVEQCDDGNANEGDCCSSACVPTGLCPAEQEPNDTCPPPGAPLSVTTEVTVLGAIQPAGDQDLIAFTLPLTSDVRIATFRGSTPGACDNATDTVITLLGADCSTVIATDDDGGPAYCSLLEPSTTPAMVGLPPGTYYLRVTAVNNGVIPAYSAVISVASACGNGVREGLEHCDDGNTASGDGCSAQCRAEEGFFCSSAQSPGVCAPVEFRCNDGADDDGDLSVDLADLDCALGAAMGGCAPGESLYVYRSSDVPEAIRDQSTSTSEILVGQPGAVRRAVVQLWITHTYVSDLDIYLDAPSGQTIELSTDNGGGGDNYTGTRFDSTCATPVTSGSAPFAGCFRPEQSLTLLDGQSASGPWTLRVHDDAGGDTGTLTGWSLGLCVAP; this is encoded by the coding sequence ATGCGTTGGCTGGTCGGTGTCGCGTTGTGTGTCGGTCTCTCGGGGGCAGCGGGGTGCTCGTCGTCCGACGAGGGGCTGTTCGGAGCGGGGGGCTCCGGCGGCGACGCTGGGAGCTCCGGCGAGGGCGCTGGCAGCTCTGGCGGGGCGTGTTCGTCGCCTGCGGACTGTCCGATTCCGCTCAGCCAGTGCGACGCCGCGCGCTGCACAGGGGGGGTCTGCAGCGTGGAGCAGGTGCCCGCGGGGACGCCGACGCGGGATCAGATCCCCGGTGACTGTCGCGTGGTCGTGTGCGACGCGAGCGGCGGGCTCGTGGTGCAGAACGACGACACGGACGTGGTCGATGATGGGCGCGTCTGCACGATCGAGAGCTGCGTGGGTGGGGAGCTGGTGCTCACGGCGGCGCCGCTGGGGACGCTGTGCAGCGAGGGGGGAGGCGTGTCCTGTAATGAGGACGGCGAGTGCGGTGGCGGCGTTTGCGGGGACGGGCTTCTCGGCGTAGGCGAGGAATGCGACGACGGCAACACCGACAACGCCGACGGGTGCCTGGCGACGTGCCGTGTGGCGCGGTGCGGGGATGGGTTTTTGCGCGCCGGCGTGGAGCAGTGCGACGACGGCAATGCGAACGAGGGGGACTGCTGCTCGTCGGCTTGTGTCCCCACCGGGCTCTGCCCCGCGGAGCAGGAGCCCAACGACACGTGCCCTCCTCCCGGGGCGCCGCTCTCGGTGACGACGGAGGTGACGGTGCTCGGGGCGATTCAGCCGGCGGGAGACCAGGACCTCATCGCCTTCACGCTGCCGCTCACCTCCGACGTCCGGATCGCCACCTTCCGGGGCAGCACGCCCGGCGCCTGCGACAACGCGACGGACACGGTGATCACACTCCTCGGCGCCGACTGCTCGACGGTGATCGCCACGGACGACGACGGTGGACCGGCGTACTGCTCGCTGCTCGAGCCAAGCACCACGCCAGCCATGGTGGGTCTACCGCCGGGCACCTATTACCTGCGCGTGACCGCCGTGAACAATGGGGTCATCCCCGCCTACAGCGCGGTGATCTCGGTGGCCTCGGCCTGCGGGAACGGTGTGCGTGAGGGGCTGGAGCACTGCGACGACGGCAACACAGCGTCCGGCGACGGTTGCTCGGCGCAGTGTCGGGCCGAGGAAGGCTTCTTCTGTTCCAGCGCCCAGTCTCCCGGCGTGTGCGCCCCGGTGGAATTCCGGTGCAACGATGGCGCTGACGATGACGGGGATCTGTCGGTGGATCTGGCCGACCTGGACTGTGCGCTGGGGGCGGCGATGGGAGGCTGCGCACCAGGGGAGTCGCTCTACGTGTACCGCTCGAGTGACGTGCCCGAGGCCATCCGGGACCAGAGCACCTCGACCAGCGAGATCCTGGTCGGCCAGCCGGGCGCCGTGCGGAGGGCGGTCGTGCAGCTCTGGATCACGCATACCTACGTGTCCGATCTCGACATCTACCTGGATGCGCCTTCCGGGCAGACGATCGAGCTGTCGACGGACAATGGTGGCGGTGGTGACAACTACACGGGGACGCGCTTCGACAGCACCTGCGCGACGCCAGTGACGTCAGGCTCGGCGCCTTTTGCGGGGTGCTTCCGGCCCGAGCAGTCACTCACCCTGCTCGACGGACAGAGCGCGTCCGGACCGTGGACGCTGAGAGTCCACGACGACGCGGGTGGGGACACGGGGACACTCACTGGCTGGTCGCTCGGACTGTGCGTCGCTCCGTGA
- a CDS encoding ABC transporter permease yields MSPPHRSQHPLLRITLPPLIALGVFVAAWELGTAVLAVPAFLLPPPSAIARVAVADASTLALATATTTRAALTGFLLSACFGVLAAVVLSSSRLLERALYPYTVFLQTVPIVAIAPLLVLWFGPGDRAVSVSAFIVSVFPVIANTLTGIRSVEPALRDLFRLYGAGRLATLTKLELPAALPSIVTGLRVAAGLAVIGAIVGEFVAGFSEGGAGLGILVLSAYRQLRTDLLFAAVLCAAALGLALFGVVSFTGGRLLRRWHPSARP; encoded by the coding sequence GTGTCGCCCCCCCACCGTTCGCAGCACCCGCTGCTCCGCATCACCCTGCCGCCGCTGATCGCCCTCGGGGTCTTCGTCGCCGCCTGGGAGCTCGGGACCGCGGTCCTGGCCGTGCCTGCCTTCCTTCTTCCCCCCCCGTCCGCCATCGCCAGGGTGGCCGTGGCAGACGCCTCGACCCTTGCCCTCGCCACGGCGACCACCACCCGCGCTGCGCTGACGGGCTTCCTGCTCAGCGCCTGCTTCGGCGTCCTCGCCGCGGTGGTCCTGTCTTCATCGCGGCTGCTGGAGCGAGCGCTCTATCCCTATACCGTCTTCCTCCAGACGGTGCCGATCGTCGCCATCGCACCACTCCTCGTGCTGTGGTTCGGCCCTGGTGACCGCGCCGTCAGCGTCTCCGCCTTCATCGTCTCGGTGTTCCCCGTCATCGCCAACACGCTCACCGGCATCCGCTCGGTCGAGCCGGCGCTCCGGGATCTCTTCCGCCTCTATGGAGCGGGCAGGCTCGCCACCCTGACGAAGCTGGAGCTGCCCGCCGCGCTGCCCAGCATCGTCACGGGCCTGCGTGTGGCCGCCGGGCTCGCCGTCATCGGCGCCATCGTGGGCGAGTTCGTGGCGGGCTTCTCCGAGGGGGGCGCCGGTCTCGGGATCCTGGTGCTCTCTGCCTACCGCCAGCTCCGCACCGATCTGCTCTTCGCCGCCGTGCTCTGCGCCGCGGCCCTGGGGCTCGCGCTCTTCGGCGTCGTGAGCTTCACGGGTGGCAGATTGCTCCGCCGCTGGCACCCTTCGGCCCGCCCCTGA
- a CDS encoding serine/threonine-protein kinase, translated as MLAGQQITPTLKLVRPLAEGAMGSVWIAEHLTLGVQVAVKFMSPTLAADTELVARFQQEARAAATIRSPHVAQVFDHGVTDEGSLCIVMELLEGETLGRRVTRLRRLPVDEVVHIVSQAARGLGKAHRMGIVHRDVKPDNLFLTDLEGELFVKVLDFGVAKRHAGEGNPEITATGIMLGTPLYMSPEQFVSAKRATAQSDLWGLAAVTYYALTGKTPFAGKSLGALAVAVNEGVFLPPRQLRPELPVGIDEWMAKALKVKPAERFGSAAEMVDALVVAVQGTRGARASMDSDANPTTGLHVPGPMVSGALLPAPLATTPLAAAPVATAPPTMTPLAAAPVATAQPVTTPFAGGQGAPPAMRAPSTMSPMAARGAPLTGRSSLPAGGNLGASDGTGGGPGLGGAGLGGTIGLDEGLPRGTLEGVGSSAVEVGTLRGPLMAAAVTIGAALAVGGTVVAVSGLVADGASPATSATGGAPTAQQGEVDAMNEETTEGASGAMGAAGDGGEAAARGLPAAGETAGEGAAGGSGNGVASEGEAGVVTPGAQGLVPSAGGRAVRPPPVPRSSASVAPARPPASAKPPNRSPRTKTRRDDIGF; from the coding sequence ATGCTCGCCGGACAGCAGATTACGCCTACGTTAAAGCTGGTGCGCCCGCTGGCCGAAGGGGCGATGGGCAGCGTGTGGATCGCCGAGCATCTGACGCTCGGCGTGCAGGTGGCGGTGAAGTTCATGTCCCCCACGCTGGCCGCCGATACCGAGCTGGTGGCGCGATTTCAGCAAGAGGCGCGGGCTGCGGCGACCATCCGGAGCCCGCACGTCGCGCAGGTGTTCGATCACGGCGTGACCGACGAGGGCTCGCTGTGCATCGTGATGGAGCTGCTGGAGGGCGAGACGCTCGGGCGGCGGGTCACGCGGCTGAGAAGACTGCCCGTGGACGAGGTGGTGCACATCGTGTCGCAAGCGGCGCGCGGGCTCGGCAAGGCGCACCGCATGGGCATCGTTCACCGCGACGTGAAGCCGGACAACCTGTTCCTGACCGACCTGGAGGGCGAGCTGTTCGTGAAGGTCCTCGACTTCGGGGTGGCGAAGCGCCACGCGGGGGAAGGGAACCCGGAGATCACCGCCACCGGGATCATGCTGGGGACGCCGCTGTACATGAGCCCGGAGCAGTTCGTGAGCGCGAAGCGGGCGACCGCGCAGTCCGATCTGTGGGGGCTCGCGGCCGTGACGTACTACGCGCTGACGGGAAAGACGCCATTTGCTGGCAAATCCCTGGGTGCGCTGGCCGTGGCGGTGAACGAGGGGGTGTTCTTGCCGCCGCGCCAGCTCCGGCCAGAGCTGCCCGTCGGCATCGACGAGTGGATGGCGAAGGCCTTGAAGGTCAAGCCAGCAGAGCGGTTCGGCTCGGCGGCGGAGATGGTGGATGCCCTCGTGGTTGCCGTGCAGGGGACCCGAGGGGCGCGCGCGTCGATGGACTCGGACGCGAACCCGACCACGGGTCTCCACGTCCCTGGACCGATGGTGAGCGGGGCGCTGCTCCCTGCACCCCTCGCGACGACGCCGCTCGCAGCAGCGCCGGTTGCGACAGCTCCGCCAACCATGACGCCGCTCGCAGCAGCGCCGGTGGCGACAGCCCAGCCGGTAACGACGCCATTCGCGGGAGGGCAGGGGGCGCCTCCGGCGATGAGGGCACCGTCGACGATGTCGCCCATGGCGGCGCGAGGGGCGCCGCTGACCGGGAGGTCGTCGCTCCCTGCGGGAGGGAACCTGGGGGCGTCGGACGGGACGGGTGGGGGGCCTGGTCTTGGTGGCGCTGGACTTGGTGGAACCATCGGGCTCGACGAGGGGCTCCCTCGAGGGACACTGGAGGGCGTCGGCTCGTCTGCGGTCGAGGTGGGGACGCTCCGGGGGCCACTGATGGCGGCCGCCGTCACCATCGGCGCGGCGCTCGCCGTGGGGGGAACGGTGGTCGCGGTGTCGGGGCTGGTCGCGGACGGTGCTTCCCCAGCGACCTCGGCGACTGGTGGGGCTCCCACGGCGCAGCAAGGCGAGGTCGACGCCATGAACGAGGAGACCACGGAGGGCGCGTCCGGGGCCATGGGAGCGGCTGGCGATGGCGGTGAGGCTGCAGCGCGGGGACTCCCTGCAGCAGGCGAGACAGCGGGCGAGGGGGCTGCGGGAGGGTCGGGGAACGGTGTGGCCAGCGAGGGCGAGGCGGGCGTCGTGACGCCAGGGGCGCAGGGGCTCGTGCCTTCGGCAGGTGGCCGCGCGGTGCGACCGCCTCCGGTGCCCCGGAGCAGCGCTTCCGTGGCGCCGGCCAGACCGCCGGCGAGCGCGAAGCCGCCAAACCGCTCCCCGCGTACGAAGACACGGAGGGACGATATTGGCTTCTGA
- a CDS encoding glutamine amidotransferase, protein MSERFSLTGDLSPAVVIVTCALAALSLVLLGVELFRRRQAGRGVGVIVGSGVVAVLALLLSVLRPVVVSSRSHTMGPRVVVLTDLSRSMDLPGVGGTRREVAKEALEALGRREGVRLSVFGFGEGAPVPLSRTGGREGGAPTPPSDVAPSGSASAGAVASASPIAPAPTAVRPALRSDLGAALEAIARAPDERPAAIVVISDGRLDRPAAEGAGEAVRGALEPLSGGVSGTGGGVALPPVHTVEVASASPADASVRAVRTAGAAVAHQPVALRVEIGCAGGLDCEGSIPVAARELREEGEPIPLARGEARIEGGAGVVELPITLDRAGTRILEVKIQAPPGDTLPENDTRYVAVDVARDRIRVLHVAGRPTYDVRALRMWLKSDASVDVVAFFILRTPTDKVKALADELALIPFPVDELFSIHLPSFDAVVLQDFDAEPYGLTKHLPALGRYVDRGGGLIMVGGPNAFVAGNYARSAVARVLPVSLDIGQTQDIDAASFTPRLTPAGQVAPVLKPLLGLIGAELPEMPGTSVVGDAMPGASVLLTHPARKTARGAPMPVLALGEHGSGRTIALTVDGSHRLLFSAFAQNSAGRAHGAFWDALLGWLMRDPRFEPATIAPKGGCIAGEPTTLLLRTLGLGLGSGSGEAGAAPAEAVVTIKRLGSGEEVRTLRAKIRAEGEGIELDAGVLEPGGYAATVEVVQSGGATGAEPEGATPTLSKGPATRRDFACERGGEEWADPRPDRERLQAIAEATGGKAVMAADAGALPLPEGTQVLAERQVRALLPPWVWTLVAAAALGAHWITRRRAGLS, encoded by the coding sequence GTGAGCGAGCGGTTCTCTCTGACCGGGGATCTCTCCCCGGCGGTGGTGATCGTCACCTGCGCGCTGGCTGCGTTGAGCCTGGTGCTGCTGGGGGTCGAGCTCTTCCGGCGTCGCCAGGCGGGCCGCGGCGTGGGGGTGATCGTGGGCTCCGGCGTGGTGGCCGTGCTGGCGCTGCTCCTCTCGGTGCTGCGTCCGGTGGTGGTGTCGTCGCGCAGCCACACGATGGGGCCCCGGGTGGTGGTGCTGACGGACCTGTCTCGCTCCATGGATCTGCCTGGCGTGGGCGGGACGCGGCGCGAGGTGGCGAAGGAGGCGCTCGAGGCACTGGGGCGGCGCGAGGGGGTGCGGCTCAGCGTGTTCGGCTTCGGAGAAGGGGCGCCGGTGCCCCTGTCGCGCACCGGGGGCAGGGAAGGGGGGGCGCCGACCCCTCCGTCGGACGTGGCGCCCAGCGGCAGTGCGTCCGCGGGGGCGGTGGCCTCGGCGTCGCCGATCGCGCCTGCTCCCACGGCGGTGCGGCCGGCGCTGCGCTCGGACCTGGGGGCCGCGCTGGAGGCGATCGCGCGTGCGCCGGACGAGCGCCCGGCGGCGATCGTGGTGATCTCGGATGGGCGTCTGGATCGGCCTGCTGCGGAGGGCGCAGGGGAGGCCGTCCGAGGGGCGCTGGAGCCGCTTTCGGGAGGCGTGTCGGGGACCGGAGGGGGCGTGGCGCTGCCGCCCGTGCACACGGTCGAGGTGGCGAGCGCGTCGCCCGCGGATGCGAGCGTGCGCGCGGTGCGTACGGCAGGCGCGGCGGTCGCGCATCAGCCGGTGGCGCTGCGGGTGGAGATCGGCTGCGCCGGAGGGCTCGATTGCGAGGGCTCCATCCCGGTGGCGGCGCGCGAGCTGCGGGAGGAAGGTGAGCCCATCCCCCTGGCGCGGGGCGAGGCGCGGATCGAAGGCGGCGCCGGGGTCGTGGAGCTGCCCATCACGCTCGATCGCGCGGGCACGCGGATCCTGGAGGTGAAGATCCAGGCGCCTCCGGGGGACACGCTGCCCGAGAACGACACGCGCTACGTGGCGGTGGACGTGGCCCGCGACCGGATCCGGGTGCTCCACGTGGCGGGGCGGCCGACGTACGACGTGCGCGCGCTGCGGATGTGGCTGAAGAGCGACGCGTCGGTCGACGTGGTGGCGTTCTTCATCCTGCGTACGCCGACCGACAAGGTGAAGGCGCTCGCGGACGAGCTGGCGCTGATCCCGTTCCCCGTCGATGAGCTGTTCAGCATCCACCTGCCGAGCTTCGACGCGGTGGTGCTGCAGGATTTCGATGCGGAGCCCTACGGGCTGACGAAGCACCTGCCGGCGCTGGGGCGGTACGTCGATCGGGGCGGTGGGCTGATCATGGTGGGAGGGCCCAACGCCTTCGTCGCAGGGAACTATGCGCGGAGCGCGGTGGCGCGGGTGCTGCCGGTGAGTCTCGACATCGGGCAGACGCAGGACATCGACGCGGCCTCGTTCACACCGCGGTTGACGCCGGCCGGGCAGGTGGCGCCGGTGCTGAAGCCGCTGCTGGGGTTGATCGGGGCCGAGCTCCCGGAGATGCCGGGGACGAGCGTGGTGGGCGACGCGATGCCCGGCGCGAGCGTGTTGCTCACGCACCCGGCGCGGAAGACGGCGCGAGGGGCGCCGATGCCGGTGCTGGCGCTCGGTGAGCACGGGAGCGGGCGGACCATCGCGCTGACGGTGGATGGGTCACATCGGCTGCTGTTCAGCGCCTTCGCGCAGAACTCGGCGGGGCGCGCGCACGGCGCCTTCTGGGACGCGCTGCTGGGCTGGTTGATGCGGGATCCCCGCTTCGAGCCAGCGACGATCGCCCCGAAGGGGGGCTGCATCGCCGGCGAACCGACGACGCTGCTCTTGCGGACGCTGGGGCTGGGGCTCGGGTCTGGCTCCGGGGAGGCGGGTGCCGCGCCAGCAGAGGCCGTGGTGACGATCAAGCGGCTGGGCTCGGGGGAGGAAGTGCGGACGCTGCGGGCGAAGATCCGGGCCGAAGGGGAGGGGATCGAGCTGGATGCCGGGGTGCTCGAGCCAGGAGGGTATGCGGCGACCGTGGAGGTGGTGCAGTCCGGCGGGGCGACGGGGGCCGAGCCCGAGGGGGCGACGCCGACGCTGAGCAAGGGGCCCGCGACGCGGCGGGACTTCGCCTGCGAGCGTGGAGGCGAGGAGTGGGCGGACCCGCGGCCCGATCGAGAGCGTCTGCAAGCGATCGCGGAGGCGACCGGGGGCAAGGCGGTGATGGCGGCGGATGCCGGCGCGCTGCCGCTGCCCGAGGGGACGCAGGTGCTGGCCGAGCGTCAGGTGCGGGCCCTCTTGCCCCCCTGGGTGTGGACGCTCGTCGCGGCTGCGGCGCTGGGGGCGCACTGGATCACGCGCCGGCGCGCAGGGCTTTCGTAA
- a CDS encoding DUF4159 domain-containing protein translates to MAGGGLRLTWSRRQVLGASLAVLGAGLLETKEASAFGEEGAFNPRPLLTGNARWEGVRTTAPGQWAMELERRTSAPSRRSPKPVRADEPVLLAEPFVLWGGDADIPPLTAREVSGLWRFIALGGILLVDDFAPETGAFTRAVKRELGRVIPEGAAIPIGPENVVFRSFYLMQRAVGRVEGTRELQAIVRGGLPQVIFSAHDLCGALAQGEGGPSVAITPGSDRQRELAIRLCVNIAMYVLCSNYKDDQVHAPFLMRRRASGDDGAPGGARSPGRP, encoded by the coding sequence ATGGCTGGTGGAGGACTTCGATTGACCTGGAGCCGGCGACAGGTGCTGGGCGCTTCGCTCGCCGTTCTGGGAGCGGGGCTCCTGGAGACGAAGGAGGCGAGCGCGTTCGGGGAGGAGGGGGCGTTCAACCCGAGGCCGCTGCTCACCGGGAACGCTCGCTGGGAAGGCGTGCGGACGACGGCGCCGGGGCAGTGGGCGATGGAGCTGGAGCGGCGGACCAGCGCGCCATCCCGCAGGAGCCCGAAGCCGGTGCGCGCGGACGAGCCGGTGCTCCTCGCCGAGCCCTTCGTGTTGTGGGGTGGTGACGCGGACATCCCACCCCTGACGGCGCGCGAGGTGAGCGGTCTGTGGCGCTTCATCGCGCTCGGCGGGATCTTGCTGGTCGACGACTTCGCGCCAGAGACGGGGGCGTTCACCCGCGCCGTGAAGCGGGAGCTGGGACGGGTGATCCCGGAGGGGGCGGCGATCCCGATCGGGCCAGAGAACGTGGTGTTTCGCTCGTTCTATCTGATGCAGCGCGCGGTGGGGCGCGTGGAGGGGACGCGAGAGCTCCAGGCCATCGTGCGGGGTGGGTTGCCGCAGGTGATCTTCTCTGCCCACGATCTGTGCGGCGCGCTGGCGCAAGGGGAGGGGGGGCCGAGCGTGGCGATCACCCCTGGCAGTGATCGGCAGCGCGAGCTGGCCATCCGGCTGTGTGTGAACATCGCGATGTACGTGCTGTGCTCGAACTACAAGGATGATCAGGTCCACGCACCGTTCCTGATGCGGCGGCGCGCGTCGGGCGATGACGGTGCACCTGGCGGCGCCAGGTCCCCGGGGAGGCCGTGA